In a genomic window of Suricata suricatta isolate VVHF042 chromosome 12, meerkat_22Aug2017_6uvM2_HiC, whole genome shotgun sequence:
- the LOC115274386 gene encoding olfactory receptor 7C1-like has translation MEPRNHSRLPVFLLLGLSEKPEIQFGLLGLFLSLYLVTVSGNLLIILAIISDAHLHTPMYFFLSNLSFSDICFTSTTIPKMLWNIQTRSRVITYAGCISQMYFFTVFGLLDNLLLTAMAYDRFVAVCHPLHYTAVMNPRLCAQLLALTWLISVLGALPESLTMLRLSFCALIEIPHYFCELPEVLQLACSDTFINNVMLYIVTGTMGFLPLAGILFSYSRIVSSVLRISAAGGKYKAFSTCGSHLSVVSLFYGTCLGVYLSSTWTQTGMFASVLYTVVTPMMNPFIYSLRNRDMKRALRKLLCGMLSSQ, from the coding sequence ATGGAGCCAAGAAACCACTCAAGGCTTCCAGTCTTTCTCCTCCTGGGACTTTCTGAGAAGCCAGAGATCCAGTTTGGTCTCCTGGGGCTGTTTCTGTCTTTGTACCTGGTCACTGTCTCAGGGAACCTGCTCATCATCTTGGCCATCATCTCAGACGCCCAtctccacacacccatgtacttcttcctctccaacctgTCCTTTTCTgacatctgcttcacctccacTACCATCCCAAAGATGCTGTGGAACATCCAGACTCGGAGCAGAGTGATCACCTACGCAGGTTGCATCAGCCAGatgtattttttcacagtttttgGGCTTTTGGACAACTTACTCCTGACtgccatggcctatgaccgctttGTGGCTGTCTGTCATCCCCTGCACTACACGGCCGTCATGAACCCCCGGCTCTGCGCCCAGTTACTCGCCCTGACCTGGCTCATCAGTGTTCTGGGGGCCCTCCCTGAGAGTTTAACCATGCTGCGGCTCTCTTTCTGCGCATTGATTGAAATCCCGCACTATTTCTGTGAACTCCCCGAGGTCCTGCAACTCGCCTGCTCCGACACCTTCATCAATAATGTCATGTTATATATTGTGACCGGCACGATGGGTTTTCTCCCCCTTGCTGGGATCCTTTTCTCTTATTCCCGAATTGTCTCTTCTGTGCTGAGGATCTCTGCAGCGGGAGGAAAGTATAAAGCATTCTCCACCTGTGGGTCTCACCTCTCAGTGGTGTCCTTGTTCTATGGCACCTGCCTGGGGGTCTACCTCAGCTCCACCTGGACACAGACAGGGATGTTCGCCTCCGTCCTGTACACCGTGGTCACACCCATgatgaaccccttcatctacagcctgaggaacagggACATGAAGCGAGCCCTGAGAAAGCTTCTCTGTGGCATGTTGTCCTCCCAGTGA